A window from Triticum aestivum cultivar Chinese Spring chromosome 6D, IWGSC CS RefSeq v2.1, whole genome shotgun sequence encodes these proteins:
- the LOC123145109 gene encoding B3 domain-containing protein Os02g0683500: MEFTATSSRFSKGEEEVEEEQEEASMPREIPFMTAAAASSAAAPSASASASTPASASASASPSGSSPHFRSGDDAGASGSGGGGGSVAEAVEKEHMFDKVVTPSDVGKLNRLVIPKQYAEKYFPLDSAANEKGLLLNFEDSAGKPWRFRYSYWNSSQSYVMTKGWSRFVKEKRLDAGDTVSFSRGAGEAARHRLFIDWKRRADTRDPLRLPRLPLPMPLTSHYSPWGLGAGGRGFFMPPSPPATLYEHRLRQGFDFRGMNPSYPTMGRQVILFGSAARMPPHTPAPLLVPRPPPPLHFTVQQQGSGAGVSVTAGSPVVLDSVPVIESPTTATKKRVRLFGVNLDNPQHPGDGGGESSNYGSALPLQMPASAWRPRDHTLRLLEFPSHGAGAEASSPSSSSSSKREAHSGLDLDL, translated from the coding sequence ATGGAGTTTACTGCGACAAGCAGTAGGTTTTctaaaggagaggaggaggtggaggaggagcaggaagaggcgtCGATGCCGCGCGAGATCCCTTTCATGACGGCCGCAGCCGCCAGCAGcgccgccgcgccttctgcttctgCGTCGGCCTCGACACCAGCGTCAGCGTCCGCGTCTGCGTCGCCGTCTGGAAGTAGCCCTCACTTTCGTTCCGGGGATGACGCCGGAGCGTCGgggagcgggggcggcggcggcagcgtggcGGAGGCGGTGGAGAAGGAGCACATGTTCGACAAGGTGGTGACGCCGAGCGACGTGGGGAAGCTGAACCGGCTGGTCATCCCCAAGCAGTACGCCGAGAAGTACTTCCCGCTGGACTCGGCGGCCAACGAGAAGGGCCTCCTGCTCAACTTCGAGGACAGCGCCGGGAAGCCATGGCGCTTCCGCTATTCCTACTGGAACAGCAGCCAGAGCTACGTCATGACCAAAGGGTGGAGCCGCTTCGTCAAGGAGAAGCGCCTCGACGCTGGGGACACCGTCTCCTTCTCCCGCGGCGCCGGCGAGGCCGCGCGCCACCGCCTCTTCATCGACTGGAAGCGCCGAGCCGACACCAGAGACCCGCTCCGCTTGCCCCGCCTCCCGCTTCCGATGCCGCTAACGTCGCACTACAGCCCGTGGGGCCTCGGCGCCGGCGGCAGAGGGTTCTTCATGCCGCCCTCGCCGCCAGCCACGCTCTACGAGCACCGTCTCCGTCAGGGCTTCGACTTCCGCGGCATGAACCCCAGTTACCCCACAATGGGGAGGCAGGTCATCCTCTTCGGCTCGGCCGCCAGGATGCCTCCGCACACGCCAGCACCACTCCTcgtgccgcgcccgccgccgccgctgcacttCACGGTGCAACAACAAGGCAGCGGCGCCGGCGTAAGTGTAACCGCCGGGTCCCCAGTGGTGCTCGACTCGGTGCCGGTAATCGAAAGCCCGACGACGGCAACCAAGAAGCGCGTGCGCTTGTTCGGCGTGAACCTTGACAACCCGCAGCATCCCGGCGATGGCGGGGGCGAATCGAGCAATTATGGCAGTGCACTGCCATTGCAGATGCCCGCATCAGCATGGCGGCCAAGGGACCATACGTTGAGGCTGCTAGAGTTCCCCTCGCACGGTGCCGGTGCCGAGGCCTCGtctccatcgtcgtcgtcgtcttccaaGAGGGAGGCGCATTCGGGCTTGGATCTCGATCTGTGA